Proteins from a genomic interval of Streptomyces fodineus:
- a CDS encoding NAD(+) synthase, whose protein sequence is MSFWSIYQHGFARVAACTGHTVIADPPANAEAVLRHARRCAEEGVAVAVFSEMCLSGYAIDDLLLQDALLDDVETALATIVAESADLLPVLVVGAPLRHRDRVYNCAVLVHRGRILGVVPKSYPPNYREFYERRQIAAGDDERGGSIRLGGADVPFGVDLLFAAADVPGLVVHAEICEDMWVPVPPSAEAALAGATVLVNLSGSPITVGRAEDRKLLCRSASSRCLAAYVYAAAGLGESTTDLSWDGQTLIYENGMLLAESERFPLGEQYAVADVDLDLLRQERQRMGTFGENRRTHAARTDGFRTVSFELAPPATTDLGLRRRVERFPFVPADAERLALDCYEAYNIQVAGLQQRLASIGGPKVVIGVSGGLDSTHALIVAARAMDRAGRPRSDILAFTLPGFATSDHTKDNAHKLMRALGVTAAELDITPTARLMLKEIGHPFAAGEPVYDVTFENVQAGLRTDYLFRLANQRGGIVLGTGDLSELALGWSTYGVGDHMSHYNVNSGVPKTLIQHLIRWVIGSEQFDEETGEILAAILDTEISPELVPGEELQSTESKIGPYALHDFTLFHVLRYGFRPSKIAFLAWHAWHDRKAGAWPPGFPENKQSAYDLAEIRHWMEVFIRRFFAFSQFKRSAIPNGPKVSAGGSLSPRGDWRAPSDGTAQAWLRDLERVGTEAP, encoded by the coding sequence TTGAGCTTCTGGTCGATCTACCAGCACGGCTTCGCGCGCGTCGCCGCGTGCACGGGCCACACCGTCATCGCCGACCCGCCCGCCAACGCGGAGGCGGTCCTGCGCCACGCGCGCCGCTGCGCCGAGGAGGGCGTCGCCGTCGCCGTGTTCTCGGAGATGTGCCTGTCCGGGTACGCGATCGACGACCTGCTGCTGCAGGACGCGCTGCTCGACGACGTCGAGACGGCGCTCGCCACGATCGTCGCCGAGTCGGCGGACCTGCTGCCGGTGCTGGTCGTCGGCGCCCCGCTGCGCCATCGCGACCGCGTCTACAACTGCGCGGTGCTCGTGCACCGCGGCCGGATCCTGGGCGTCGTACCGAAGTCGTACCCGCCGAACTACCGGGAGTTCTACGAGCGCCGGCAGATCGCCGCGGGTGACGACGAGCGCGGCGGATCGATTCGGCTCGGCGGCGCGGACGTGCCGTTCGGCGTGGATCTGCTCTTCGCGGCTGCGGACGTGCCGGGGCTGGTGGTGCACGCGGAGATCTGCGAGGACATGTGGGTGCCGGTGCCGCCGAGCGCCGAGGCGGCGCTGGCCGGGGCGACCGTCCTCGTCAACCTCTCGGGCAGCCCGATCACGGTCGGCCGGGCCGAGGACCGCAAGCTGCTGTGCCGCTCGGCGTCCTCCCGCTGCCTCGCCGCCTACGTCTACGCGGCGGCCGGTCTCGGCGAGTCGACCACCGACCTGTCCTGGGACGGCCAGACCCTGATCTACGAGAACGGGATGCTGCTGGCCGAGAGCGAGCGGTTCCCGCTGGGCGAGCAGTACGCGGTGGCCGACGTGGACCTCGATCTGCTGCGGCAGGAACGGCAGCGGATGGGCACGTTCGGCGAGAACCGCCGCACCCACGCCGCGCGCACCGACGGCTTCCGCACGGTGTCCTTCGAACTCGCCCCGCCGGCCACCACCGACCTCGGTCTGCGCCGCCGCGTGGAACGTTTCCCCTTCGTCCCCGCCGACGCCGAGCGCCTGGCCCTGGACTGCTACGAGGCGTACAACATCCAGGTCGCGGGGTTGCAGCAGCGCCTCGCATCGATCGGCGGCCCCAAGGTGGTCATCGGTGTCTCCGGCGGCCTGGACTCCACGCACGCGCTGATCGTCGCCGCCCGGGCGATGGACCGCGCCGGCCGCCCGCGCAGCGACATCCTCGCCTTCACCCTGCCCGGCTTCGCCACCAGCGACCACACCAAGGACAACGCGCACAAGCTGATGCGGGCCCTCGGCGTCACCGCGGCGGAGCTGGACATCACGCCGACCGCACGGCTGATGCTGAAGGAGATCGGTCACCCCTTCGCGGCCGGCGAGCCGGTGTACGACGTCACCTTCGAGAACGTCCAGGCGGGCCTGCGCACCGACTACCTGTTCCGGCTGGCCAACCAGCGCGGCGGCATCGTGCTCGGCACCGGCGACCTCTCCGAGCTGGCGCTCGGCTGGTCGACGTACGGTGTCGGCGACCACATGAGCCACTACAACGTCAACTCCGGCGTGCCCAAGACGCTGATCCAGCACCTGATCCGCTGGGTCATCGGCAGCGAGCAGTTCGACGAGGAGACGGGGGAGATCCTGGCCGCGATCCTCGACACCGAGATCAGCCCCGAGCTCGTACCCGGCGAGGAGCTGCAGTCCACCGAGTCGAAGATCGGCCCGTACGCGCTGCACGACTTCACCCTCTTCCACGTCCTGCGCTACGGCTTCCGCCCCTCGAAGATCGCCTTCCTCGCCTGGCACGCCTGGCACGACCGCAAGGCCGGCGCCTGGCCGCCCGGCTTCCCGGAGAACAAGCAGAGCGCCTACGACCTGGCGGAGATCCGGCACTGGATGGAGGTCTTCATCCGCCGCTTCTTCGCGTTCTCCCAGTTCAAACGCTCAGCCATCCCCAACGGCCCCAAGGTCTCGGCAGGCGGCTCCCTCTCCCCCCGCGGCGACTGGCGCGCCCCGTCGGACGGCACGGCCCAGGCTTGGCTGCGGGATCTGGAGCGGGTCGGCACCGAGGCTCCCTGA